GGACAGGGGTTCGGATCCGAACGGCTGAATGCGCGATCAGCAGATGCCCGCCGACCGGATCAGCCCTCCCGGCATCAGAACTTGTAGTTCACGCCGGCGCGCACGGTGTGGAACTTGTTGTCCACGCTGACGGCGTTCGTGCCGATGCCGTAGTCGCTGTTGCCGAGGTCGACGTACTGATACTCGGTCTTGAAGGTCCAGTTGTTGGTGATGGCGTATTCCACGCCGCCGCCGATGGTCCAGCCGACCTTGGTGTCGGAATCATCGAAGGTCGTGAAGCCGGTGCGCGAGAACTGCGAACCCTCGGTCTTGGTCTTGCCGTAGGCCATGCCGCCCGTGATGTAGGGCAGGAACCGGTCAAAGGCATAGCCGACGCGGGCGCGCACGGTGCCGAAATAGTCCAGCGACGACTTGATGTTGGTCGAGGCGCCGGGGGTGACGGTGTTCAGGGTGCCGTCGATGCCGGACCACTGGAGATCGGTCTCGAGGCCGAGCACCACGTTGTTCGCGAACTGGTAGTTGTAGCCGATCTGGCCGCCGGCGAAGAAGCCGGAGGAGTTCGTGGAGGCAGTGGCGGTCGTGGGGACGCCGAAGTCGTAATTGTACTTGTCGCCGCCGTAACCAGCGTTGGCACCGATGTAGAAGCCGGTCCAGGAGAAGACCGGGGCCACCGGGGCGACGGGCGCCTTCACGGGATAACGGGTGG
The Azorhizobium caulinodans ORS 571 genome window above contains:
- a CDS encoding outer membrane protein — its product is MKRLLLSSALVIAIAAPAAAADLATRYPVKAPVAPVAPVFSWTGFYIGANAGYGGDKYNYDFGVPTTATASTNSSGFFAGGQIGYNYQFANNVVLGLETDLQWSGIDGTLNTVTPGASTNIKSSLDYFGTVRARVGYAFDRFLPYITGGMAYGKTKTEGSQFSRTGFTTFDDSDTKVGWTIGGGVEYAITNNWTFKTEYQYVDLGNSDYGIGTNAVSVDNKFHTVRAGVNYKF